From Pseudobdellovibrio exovorus JSS, a single genomic window includes:
- a CDS encoding HesB/IscA family protein yields MIKITESASQKILALKNEEGKPSEAFLRVEVKKGGCSGLSYKMDFDTELKEGDKAFEAHGQRIVVDTQSILYLIGMELDYSGGLNGKGFVFNNPNATKNCGCGSSFNV; encoded by the coding sequence ATGATTAAAATTACAGAATCCGCTTCACAGAAAATCCTCGCTTTAAAAAATGAAGAAGGTAAGCCTTCGGAAGCTTTTTTACGTGTTGAAGTTAAAAAAGGGGGCTGCTCTGGGCTTTCTTATAAAATGGATTTCGATACGGAACTAAAAGAAGGCGATAAAGCTTTTGAGGCCCACGGGCAACGTATTGTGGTTGATACTCAAAGCATTCTTTACCTTATTGGTATGGAGTTAGATTACTCTGGTGGCTTGAATGGCAAAGGTTTTGTCTTCAACAACCCCAATGCGACAAAAAATTGTGGATGCGGCTCTAGCTTCAACGTCTAG
- a CDS encoding branched-chain amino acid aminotransferase, which translates to MKTTISIEKTKSERTRHPEDQLGFGKYFADHMFIAEYSEGSWKEARIVPYGPLSLDPGASVFHYGQALFEGMKAFRGQNDRIHLFRPDFHVRRLAHGAEKLCMPSVPAELFTEAVEALVKVDSSWIPKSEGSALYLRPTLIGTESFLGVRPSQKYLFFIITSPVGPYYSEGFNPVKIWIERSRVRAAVGGLGDIKAGANYAASLAASTAAKKKDFAQVLWLDSMERKYIEEVGTMNVFFKINDEVITPALNGSILAGATRDCVIQLLKSWNIPVTERKISIDEVFDAHKTGQLKEVFGSGTAAVVSSVGELADQDHRITINNNQVGDLTKKLLNEITSIQLGKKSDPFGWVKVLES; encoded by the coding sequence ATGAAAACGACTATCTCAATTGAAAAAACAAAATCTGAGCGCACCCGCCACCCTGAAGACCAATTAGGTTTTGGGAAATACTTTGCCGACCATATGTTTATAGCCGAGTATTCCGAAGGTTCTTGGAAAGAGGCGCGCATTGTACCCTACGGGCCTTTATCATTAGATCCCGGCGCTTCTGTATTTCACTACGGGCAGGCGCTTTTCGAAGGAATGAAAGCCTTCCGAGGACAAAATGATCGTATCCACCTTTTTCGTCCTGACTTTCACGTTCGTAGATTAGCTCACGGAGCCGAAAAACTCTGTATGCCTTCCGTTCCCGCAGAGCTTTTTACAGAAGCGGTAGAAGCTTTAGTAAAAGTAGACAGCTCGTGGATTCCAAAATCTGAAGGCTCTGCTCTGTATTTACGTCCCACTTTAATTGGAACAGAATCTTTCTTAGGTGTACGCCCTTCACAGAAATACTTATTTTTTATTATCACGTCTCCTGTTGGTCCTTATTACAGTGAGGGGTTTAACCCAGTTAAAATTTGGATTGAGCGTTCACGTGTTCGCGCCGCTGTTGGTGGACTCGGAGACATCAAAGCCGGTGCCAACTATGCCGCCAGCCTTGCCGCTTCAACTGCTGCAAAGAAAAAAGATTTCGCGCAGGTACTTTGGTTAGACTCGATGGAAAGAAAATATATCGAAGAAGTGGGAACTATGAACGTCTTCTTCAAAATCAATGATGAAGTGATCACTCCCGCTTTAAACGGAAGTATCCTTGCTGGCGCCACCCGAGACTGCGTCATCCAACTTCTTAAATCATGGAACATTCCTGTTACGGAAAGAAAAATCAGCATCGACGAAGTTTTCGACGCTCACAAAACAGGTCAACTAAAAGAAGTCTTCGGTTCCGGCACGGCTGCTGTTGTTTCGTCTGTCGGAGAACTTGCAGACCAAGATCACCGCATCACTATTAATAACAACCAAGTGGGTGATTTAACGAAAAAGCTCTTAAATGAAATCACTTCCATTCAGCTAGGAAAAAAATCTGATCCCTTTGGTTGGGTTAAGGTATTGGAATCTTAG
- the tyrS gene encoding tyrosine--tRNA ligase has protein sequence MFKRPEEQLELIKFGAVDFISEADFLKKLKKSYETKKPLKVKLGADPSRPDIHLGHTVVINKLKTLQDLGHHIQFLIGDFTALIGDPSGKNTTRPILSREEIEQNAKTYASQIYKILDPEKTEIVYNSSWLLKLTSIDFIRLSAQYTVARMLERDDFTKRYKANSPISIHEFMYPLCQGYDSVALKSDLELGGTDQKFNLLVGRDLQSAYGQEPQCILTMPILEGLDGVNKMSKSLDNYIGVNESPKDMFGKTMRVSDDLMFRYYQLLTDITPTELAKLISDVSEKRRHPREVKVNLAKILVARFHSQAAAQAAEDEFNRIFVDKGMPDVIEEFSIAPQAEIGLVNLMTQAGLTASNSEASRLITGGGVQIDQQKVSDPKLKLSLRSGQSMVIRAGKKKFIKVVVS, from the coding sequence ATGTTCAAACGTCCCGAAGAGCAACTAGAGCTTATCAAGTTTGGTGCTGTAGACTTTATCAGTGAAGCTGATTTTTTGAAGAAACTGAAAAAAAGCTATGAAACCAAAAAGCCTCTTAAGGTGAAGCTAGGGGCGGACCCAAGTCGTCCTGACATTCATTTAGGTCATACAGTTGTTATTAATAAACTGAAGACACTTCAAGATCTGGGACATCACATCCAATTTCTAATTGGTGATTTCACGGCATTGATCGGGGACCCATCTGGTAAAAATACCACGCGCCCGATTCTGAGTCGTGAAGAGATCGAACAAAATGCGAAAACTTACGCTTCACAAATTTATAAAATCCTTGATCCTGAAAAAACAGAGATCGTGTACAACTCTAGCTGGTTGTTAAAATTAACATCGATTGATTTCATACGGCTGTCGGCGCAGTACACTGTGGCACGTATGTTAGAACGTGATGATTTTACGAAGCGTTACAAGGCCAATAGTCCAATTTCTATTCACGAGTTTATGTATCCACTTTGTCAGGGGTATGACTCTGTGGCTTTGAAAAGTGATCTTGAACTAGGTGGAACCGATCAGAAATTTAACCTTCTAGTTGGACGTGATTTACAGTCTGCTTATGGTCAAGAACCTCAGTGTATTTTGACGATGCCAATCCTTGAAGGCTTAGACGGTGTGAATAAAATGTCGAAGTCTTTGGATAATTATATCGGAGTAAATGAGTCTCCTAAGGACATGTTTGGTAAAACAATGCGTGTTTCGGATGATTTGATGTTCCGCTATTATCAACTATTGACGGACATTACTCCGACGGAGCTGGCAAAATTAATTTCGGATGTCAGTGAAAAACGTCGTCATCCACGCGAAGTAAAAGTGAATTTAGCTAAGATCTTAGTGGCACGTTTTCATTCTCAAGCGGCGGCACAGGCGGCCGAGGATGAATTCAATCGGATCTTTGTTGATAAAGGGATGCCAGATGTTATCGAAGAATTTTCGATAGCCCCACAGGCTGAAATTGGATTAGTGAATTTGATGACACAAGCAGGACTTACAGCTTCGAACAGTGAAGCTAGCCGTCTTATCACTGGCGGCGGTGTACAAATTGATCAACAAAAAGTGAGCGATCCGAAGCTGAAGCTCAGCTTACGGTCTGGACAGTCGATGGTTATCCGTGCAGGTAAGAAGAAATTTATCAAGGTAGTGGTTTCTTAA
- a CDS encoding 5-formyltetrahydrofolate cyclo-ligase produces the protein MKSVVRSNILQKLRALDLADKQSQSSRIQDNLKKVLSSQTGVWGAYSYLSDEPQIQWDQVSGKINWAFPKMQKQELSFVHSAQVFEKSEFGFMEPNDGETVSLEDIKGFVIPAVAYDKKGYRLGRGKGHYDRALQDYAGIKIGVCFNVSLCEELPREEHDIQCDLVVTEDHVYQTGRNFEGVGKWN, from the coding sequence TAGAAGTAACATCTTACAAAAATTGCGTGCATTAGATTTGGCTGACAAGCAAAGCCAGTCGTCGCGTATTCAAGACAATTTAAAAAAAGTCCTATCTTCTCAAACCGGGGTTTGGGGCGCTTACAGTTATTTAAGTGATGAGCCGCAAATTCAGTGGGATCAGGTTTCAGGAAAAATCAATTGGGCTTTTCCTAAAATGCAAAAACAAGAGCTGAGCTTTGTGCATTCGGCACAAGTATTTGAAAAATCAGAATTTGGTTTTATGGAGCCAAATGATGGGGAAACAGTTTCTTTAGAAGATATTAAAGGGTTCGTTATTCCGGCGGTGGCTTACGATAAAAAAGGTTATCGATTAGGTCGGGGTAAAGGGCATTATGACCGCGCATTACAAGATTATGCGGGTATAAAAATTGGTGTTTGTTTTAATGTGTCTTTGTGTGAGGAGTTACCTCGCGAAGAACACGATATTCAATGTGACCTAGTTGTGACGGAAGATCATGTATACCAAACAGGTCGGAATTTTGAAGGAGTAGGTAAGTGGAATTAG
- the rny gene encoding ribonuclease Y, protein MELVFALVGVIVGGFIVFAFKRLQDQNSKKSAKAEAERILNKAKSESLKIKKDSESKAKDFETKARRNVEADINKQRAQLKNKESQLERRLKEIDDQFKSRQDENDKFMNQLKDREEKILISENRIKDAEKTNQEQINNLQKKLESVAQMTQEQARRELFQVLEETAKAEAAKKIAQIEEEAQKEADKKGRNILARAMARFASEYTSERTVSVMSLTSDEMKGKIIGREGRNIRTLEAHCGVDLIVDDTPETIVISGFDPVRRELARRTIDKLMEDGRVHPARIEEVVEKQKVELAKSMKEEGDKVIVELGVSQIHNELIKMLGSLKYRSTHAQNCLNHAMEVAHVSGLLAAELGMNVKIAKRAGLLHNIGLAADHTFEGSYAFVGAEIAKKYGESDDVCHAIRAHNDYEKPSSALAWIVHCANTLSNNRPGARRQQMDSFINRLKDLESIANSFDGVMKSVAIQAGREVRVLVESSRVTDDQSLMLARDIVKKIERELPHAGQVKVTIVRETRSVEVAR, encoded by the coding sequence GTGGAATTAGTATTCGCATTAGTGGGAGTCATCGTCGGCGGATTTATCGTTTTTGCTTTTAAAAGATTGCAAGATCAAAACTCGAAAAAGTCTGCAAAAGCGGAAGCTGAAAGAATTTTGAATAAAGCTAAATCTGAAAGCTTGAAAATCAAAAAAGATTCAGAAAGCAAAGCGAAAGATTTTGAAACGAAAGCTCGCCGTAACGTAGAAGCTGACATCAATAAACAGCGTGCGCAGTTGAAGAACAAAGAGTCTCAATTGGAAAGACGTCTGAAAGAAATTGATGATCAGTTCAAAAGCCGTCAGGACGAAAACGATAAATTCATGAATCAATTGAAAGATCGTGAAGAGAAAATTTTAATCTCTGAAAATCGCATCAAAGATGCTGAAAAAACAAATCAAGAGCAAATCAACAACTTACAGAAGAAGCTTGAAAGTGTCGCGCAGATGACACAGGAACAAGCTCGTCGTGAGCTATTTCAAGTTCTAGAAGAAACAGCAAAGGCGGAAGCAGCTAAGAAAATCGCTCAAATTGAAGAAGAAGCACAAAAAGAAGCGGACAAAAAAGGGCGTAACATCTTGGCGCGCGCCATGGCTCGATTTGCTTCTGAGTATACATCTGAAAGAACTGTTTCCGTTATGTCTCTTACTTCTGACGAGATGAAAGGTAAGATCATTGGTCGTGAAGGTCGTAATATCCGTACCTTAGAGGCCCACTGTGGTGTGGATCTTATCGTAGATGACACTCCTGAAACGATTGTTATTTCGGGATTCGATCCTGTTCGTCGTGAACTAGCTAGAAGAACAATTGATAAGTTAATGGAAGATGGCCGTGTTCATCCAGCGCGTATCGAAGAAGTAGTTGAAAAACAAAAAGTAGAGCTGGCGAAGTCGATGAAGGAAGAGGGCGATAAAGTTATTGTTGAGCTGGGCGTTTCACAAATTCATAACGAATTGATTAAAATGCTAGGAAGCTTAAAATACCGCAGTACGCATGCGCAAAACTGTTTGAATCATGCTATGGAAGTGGCGCACGTGTCAGGTCTATTGGCTGCTGAATTGGGTATGAATGTGAAGATCGCTAAACGCGCGGGTTTGTTGCATAACATCGGTTTAGCTGCAGATCATACTTTTGAGGGCAGTTATGCCTTTGTAGGTGCTGAAATTGCCAAGAAGTATGGTGAGTCAGATGATGTATGTCATGCGATTCGTGCCCATAACGATTATGAAAAACCATCATCTGCTTTGGCGTGGATAGTTCACTGCGCGAATACTTTATCTAATAACAGACCGGGTGCTCGTCGTCAGCAAATGGATAGCTTCATTAATCGCTTAAAAGATTTAGAAAGTATTGCCAATTCTTTTGATGGCGTTATGAAGTCTGTGGCCATTCAAGCTGGTCGTGAAGTGCGTGTCTTAGTCGAAAGCTCACGTGTGACAGACGATCAAAGCCTTATGTTAGCTCGCGATATCGTGAAAAAGATCGAAAGAGAATTACCTCATGCTGGACAAGTTAAGGTAACAATCGTTCGAGAAACTCGCTCGGTTGAGGTTGCACGCTAA
- a CDS encoding Calx-beta domain-containing protein: MSLNLSLKFVVRLLMAFTAIAVVSSCSKVNYDGRPAGILGQGQQSPQNKLDGANAFVMTEGEKNKQFTLQLTNAFNADTNYSWTIVSKDQSINPNDRFETPHGTAVGTRGQKSLTVQISAVDIDSIQQGTQEFVIALTPVNNQREILNADLTLLDASVGNTPDNLPIVSFVEYNLESDIRGEVRLALQLSRSSTSPVVVDVKLRDGSAIRHRDYTGYKTLSPNNAVEQTLIFPPGTTRMDLPVVGIHSQALCHTEFYAKMNRITVQGATIVKDKATIVIPCRPAPVPPTPTPEPTPEPIPEPPAPVVVALVDGQRFIMSEGDTRNLTLHFVENFKQDMNFGWTIIPKEQGIVVGERFKTLSGRMFATANTNYASIIVSAVDIDNLRQGDQEFEIVLTPEERDAGTTLGNLKADLTLLDKVKQPSASYERDRISAAQGTIATAKVVLTESSTLPVVIEIETQDGSARADVDYAPVKQRVVVAPGLTSVEVPVRILPQTACKDASEFYLVVTQIENAEMASKRATISIAKDEALCKPPTPPPPAPRPASDRVRF, translated from the coding sequence ATGTCGTTGAACCTGTCATTGAAATTTGTTGTTCGTTTGTTGATGGCCTTTACTGCTATTGCAGTCGTGAGTTCATGTTCTAAAGTAAACTACGATGGACGACCTGCAGGGATTTTGGGGCAAGGACAGCAGTCTCCGCAAAATAAATTAGATGGCGCGAACGCATTCGTGATGACAGAAGGTGAAAAGAACAAACAGTTCACCTTGCAGTTAACTAATGCATTTAATGCCGACACGAACTATTCATGGACGATCGTTTCTAAAGATCAAAGTATTAACCCAAATGATCGTTTTGAAACTCCACATGGTACAGCAGTTGGAACTCGTGGACAGAAAAGTTTAACAGTTCAAATTTCAGCTGTAGACATCGATTCTATTCAACAAGGCACACAAGAGTTCGTTATTGCGTTAACACCAGTAAACAATCAACGTGAAATCCTGAACGCGGATTTAACATTATTGGATGCGAGCGTAGGTAACACACCAGACAATCTGCCAATCGTGAGCTTTGTAGAATACAATCTTGAATCCGATATTCGCGGTGAAGTGCGCTTAGCTTTACAGTTGAGTCGTTCGTCGACGTCTCCAGTTGTAGTCGATGTAAAACTACGTGATGGGTCTGCTATTCGTCACCGTGATTACACGGGTTACAAAACATTGAGTCCTAACAATGCCGTAGAACAAACATTGATCTTCCCTCCGGGAACAACACGTATGGATTTGCCAGTTGTTGGTATTCACTCGCAAGCACTTTGCCATACAGAGTTTTACGCTAAGATGAACAGAATCACAGTACAAGGTGCAACTATTGTTAAAGATAAGGCGACTATCGTTATTCCATGTCGTCCGGCACCAGTGCCTCCAACTCCAACGCCTGAACCTACACCAGAGCCAATTCCAGAACCACCAGCTCCAGTAGTCGTGGCTTTAGTTGATGGACAAAGATTCATCATGTCTGAAGGGGATACTCGTAACTTAACTCTGCACTTTGTCGAGAACTTCAAACAAGACATGAACTTTGGATGGACGATCATTCCTAAAGAACAAGGGATTGTGGTTGGCGAAAGATTTAAGACACTAAGTGGACGCATGTTCGCAACAGCTAATACGAACTACGCAAGCATCATCGTAAGCGCGGTGGATATTGATAACTTACGCCAAGGAGATCAAGAATTTGAAATCGTATTAACTCCTGAAGAACGTGATGCGGGAACAACTTTAGGTAACTTGAAAGCAGATCTGACATTACTAGATAAAGTAAAACAGCCATCAGCTAGCTACGAGCGTGATAGAATTTCGGCAGCTCAAGGTACGATTGCTACAGCCAAAGTGGTGTTAACTGAAAGTTCGACTTTACCTGTGGTGATTGAAATTGAAACGCAAGATGGTAGCGCACGTGCTGATGTAGATTATGCTCCAGTGAAGCAAAGAGTTGTTGTGGCTCCAGGTTTAACTTCAGTAGAAGTGCCAGTACGCATCTTACCTCAAACAGCTTGTAAAGATGCTTCTGAGTTCTACTTAGTTGTGACACAAATCGAAAATGCAGAGATGGCTAGTAAACGCGCGACCATCTCGATTGCAAAAGATGAAGCTCTTTGCAAACCGCCGACTCCGCCACCACCAGCTCCAAGACCGGCTTCGGACCGCGTTCGTTTCTAA
- a CDS encoding 2Fe-2S iron-sulfur cluster-binding protein, whose amino-acid sequence MKIKFIPQNVEVDVDPSKTLMQLATEAGLKIKSICGGIASCSECRVRIVEGENSIPEPSKAELNLIGSSYYLDGRRLSCQVRCFGSVTVDLTEQINKVDSQKKVRGFKQRDPKELSAVQDTMILAQKKPEKPQ is encoded by the coding sequence ATGAAGATTAAATTTATTCCTCAAAATGTTGAAGTCGATGTCGATCCCTCTAAAACTCTGATGCAGTTGGCGACAGAAGCGGGTTTAAAAATTAAGTCTATTTGTGGTGGAATTGCTTCGTGTTCAGAGTGTCGTGTGCGCATTGTTGAGGGTGAAAATTCGATTCCAGAGCCCAGCAAAGCCGAGCTGAATCTTATCGGTTCAAGTTATTACTTAGATGGACGTCGCCTGAGCTGCCAGGTCAGATGTTTTGGTTCTGTCACTGTGGATTTAACAGAGCAAATCAATAAAGTGGACTCGCAGAAAAAAGTCAGAGGCTTTAAACAGCGTGATCCAAAAGAGCTTTCAGCAGTACAAGACACGATGATTTTAGCTCAGAAAAAGCCTGAAAAACCTCAGTAG
- a CDS encoding vitamin B12-dependent ribonucleotide reductase produces the protein MAHAARFTIKPYFVPAGKTARQQFKWKHHDSQITGKDGQIYYQKKRVKAPEDWSATAIDIAASKYFRKSEKSENSVEALIERVGKGLSRAAEQSGLFKNKKDIHIFIEEIKYILYSQKAAFNSPVWFNLGLHDSYGAKSQSEHFIWNKKKKSVVAVNEAYRHPQTSACFIQSIDDNLESILGLLDSEAKLFKFGSGSGTNFSALRGKNEKLSSGGYSSGLISFLEVLDKAAGAIKSGGTTRRAAKMVCLDLDHPEVEDFIRWKWKEEKKAQSLIAQGYSADLDGEAYRTVSGQNANNSVRVPDRFMRSIGKNKKWALVNRTDGKTFKQILVDDLWKQICEAAWHCADPGLQFEDTINTWHTCGVTGRIKASNPCSEYMFLDNSACNLASLNLVKFLDGQQGFLLDEFIYVCRMMFIAQECLVDFSSYPTEVIAQNSHDYRPLGLGFANLGSFFMRKALPYDSEEARAWAGALTSILAGTAYKTSAEMSAILGSFAGYQKNKTEMLRVLKRHQTSLKHVQWRNLPQELKANASEVWETVIATGKKHGYRNAQATVIAPTGTIGLVMDCDTTGIEPDFSLIKNKKLSGGGYLQIVNQSVSHALKILGYSSDSIRQIIECVSQTGSIRGSGVQSEHESIFACATGDLSLSSDAHLKMMAAVQPFISGAISKTVNLPAEATVEDISRTYFQAWKLGLKAVAIYRDGSKFAQPLNAQNTKDAEEEKPLPLCGECGHQTILESGCYRCLNCGTTTACAS, from the coding sequence ATGGCTCACGCAGCGCGATTTACTATTAAACCTTATTTTGTTCCAGCCGGAAAAACAGCGCGGCAGCAGTTTAAATGGAAGCATCACGATTCTCAAATTACAGGAAAAGATGGACAGATCTATTATCAAAAGAAGCGTGTCAAAGCTCCTGAAGATTGGTCGGCGACAGCTATTGATATCGCGGCCAGTAAGTACTTTCGTAAATCTGAAAAATCGGAAAACTCAGTTGAAGCTTTAATAGAAAGAGTGGGTAAAGGACTTAGCCGTGCAGCTGAGCAATCGGGATTATTTAAAAATAAAAAAGATATTCATATATTTATCGAAGAGATCAAATACATTTTGTATTCTCAGAAGGCTGCATTTAACTCACCTGTCTGGTTCAATCTGGGGCTACACGACAGCTATGGAGCCAAGTCACAGAGTGAACATTTTATTTGGAATAAAAAGAAAAAATCAGTTGTGGCGGTGAACGAAGCTTATCGTCATCCTCAGACCTCTGCGTGCTTTATTCAATCTATTGACGATAACTTGGAATCGATTTTGGGACTTCTTGATTCCGAGGCTAAACTTTTTAAGTTTGGTTCTGGATCTGGGACTAATTTTTCGGCTTTACGAGGTAAAAATGAAAAATTGTCTTCAGGTGGATATAGCTCTGGATTGATCTCGTTCTTAGAGGTTTTAGATAAAGCTGCCGGAGCTATCAAGTCAGGTGGAACCACTCGTCGCGCGGCTAAGATGGTCTGTTTGGATTTAGATCACCCTGAAGTGGAAGACTTCATTCGGTGGAAGTGGAAAGAAGAAAAGAAAGCTCAATCTTTAATAGCTCAGGGATATTCTGCTGATCTAGATGGAGAAGCTTATAGGACTGTCTCGGGGCAGAATGCAAATAACTCTGTCCGTGTGCCAGATCGGTTTATGCGATCTATTGGAAAAAATAAAAAATGGGCATTGGTAAATCGCACCGATGGAAAAACATTCAAGCAAATCTTAGTGGATGATTTGTGGAAGCAAATATGTGAGGCCGCATGGCATTGTGCTGATCCAGGATTACAGTTCGAAGATACGATCAACACATGGCATACCTGTGGCGTTACAGGTCGAATTAAAGCCAGTAATCCATGTTCGGAATACATGTTCTTAGATAACTCCGCCTGTAACTTGGCTTCTTTGAATCTAGTGAAATTTCTAGATGGGCAGCAGGGATTTTTACTAGATGAATTCATTTATGTGTGCCGTATGATGTTCATCGCTCAGGAATGTTTGGTGGATTTTTCCAGTTATCCAACTGAAGTCATTGCGCAGAACTCCCACGACTATCGCCCTTTGGGGCTTGGCTTTGCGAATCTAGGTTCTTTCTTTATGCGCAAGGCTTTGCCATATGACTCTGAAGAGGCCCGCGCATGGGCCGGAGCTTTAACTTCAATTCTGGCTGGAACCGCATATAAAACAAGTGCCGAGATGTCAGCTATCTTGGGTAGTTTTGCTGGTTATCAAAAAAACAAAACTGAAATGTTACGTGTGCTAAAGCGTCATCAAACATCACTTAAACATGTGCAGTGGAGAAACCTACCTCAAGAATTAAAAGCCAACGCATCTGAAGTTTGGGAAACTGTTATAGCGACAGGAAAAAAACATGGTTACCGCAATGCGCAGGCGACAGTGATCGCTCCGACAGGAACCATTGGGCTTGTAATGGATTGTGATACCACGGGCATAGAGCCTGATTTTTCATTGATCAAAAATAAAAAGCTTTCTGGCGGTGGATACTTACAAATAGTAAACCAATCGGTAAGTCATGCTCTAAAAATTTTAGGATACAGTTCGGATTCGATAAGACAAATTATAGAGTGTGTATCGCAAACTGGCTCGATTCGAGGGAGTGGTGTACAGAGTGAGCATGAATCGATTTTTGCCTGTGCGACAGGTGATCTGTCTTTATCTTCTGACGCTCATTTAAAAATGATGGCGGCGGTTCAGCCTTTTATTAGTGGAGCTATTTCAAAGACAGTGAATTTACCCGCTGAGGCAACAGTAGAGGATATCAGTCGGACCTATTTTCAAGCGTGGAAACTAGGACTCAAGGCCGTTGCGATCTACCGTGATGGCAGTAAGTTTGCTCAGCCTCTGAATGCTCAGAATACTAAAGATGCAGAAGAAGAAAAACCCCTGCCACTTTGTGGGGAGTGCGGTCATCAGACGATATTAGAGTCTGGTTGTTATCGTTGTTTGAACTGTGGTACGACCACGGCTTGTGCCAGTTAG